The Streptomonospora litoralis genome window below encodes:
- a CDS encoding phosphocholine cytidylyltransferase family protein: protein MLGMVLAAGAGRRLRPYTDTLPKALVPVDGDTTIMDISLRNLAAAGLTEVVVVVGYRAEAVEARKQEMERRHGVRLTLAYNDKAEEWNNAYSLWTAREYFSEGVLLVNGDTVHPVSVEETLLAARGPELLLAVDSAKTLADEEMKVILDDSGHISRITKLMDPAEAAGEYIGATLIEGSLSAGLADALQATWERDPQLYYEDGFQELIDRGGKVAVAPIGEVDWVEVDDHDDLDRAREIACRY, encoded by the coding sequence ATGCTCGGTATGGTGCTGGCCGCAGGAGCGGGCCGCCGACTGCGCCCCTACACCGACACCCTGCCCAAGGCGCTGGTGCCGGTCGACGGTGACACGACCATCATGGACATCTCGCTGCGCAACCTCGCCGCAGCGGGCCTGACCGAGGTGGTCGTCGTCGTGGGCTACCGCGCCGAGGCGGTCGAAGCGCGCAAGCAGGAGATGGAGCGCCGCCACGGCGTGCGGCTGACCCTGGCCTACAACGACAAGGCCGAGGAGTGGAACAACGCCTACTCCCTGTGGACCGCGCGCGAGTACTTCTCCGAAGGCGTCCTCCTCGTCAACGGCGACACCGTCCATCCGGTGAGCGTGGAAGAGACGCTACTCGCCGCCCGCGGTCCCGAACTCCTCCTCGCGGTGGACAGCGCCAAAACTCTCGCCGACGAGGAGATGAAGGTGATCTTGGACGACTCCGGCCACATCAGCCGGATCACCAAGCTCATGGACCCCGCTGAGGCGGCCGGCGAGTACATCGGCGCGACCCTGATCGAGGGCTCGCTGTCGGCGGGACTGGCCGATGCGCTCCAGGCCACCTGGGAGCGCGACCCCCAGCTGTACTACGAGGACGGCTTCCAGGAGCTGATCGACCGCGGCGGCAAGGTCGCCGTCGCGCCGATCGGCGAGGTCGACTGGGTAGAGGTCGACGACCACGACGATCTGGACCGCGCCAGGGAGATCGCATGCCGCTACTAG
- a CDS encoding iron-containing alcohol dehydrogenase family protein has product MVNAPLAIDVRQGAIASLGTVLADRRIANEGRIAVAVGPGQGSQIAAELDLPNCEVFKVEGGSVDVATELGKKLRSGAYEAVAGIGGGKTIDVTKFAAAMAGIPMVAVATNLSHDGIASPVSSLEHESGKGSYGVTMPVAVVVDVDYVRAGPQRLVRSGIGDVVSNLSAIADWELAGREQGEPVDGMAVTFARTAAEAIVNRHDTVDSQDFLTALAEALVLSGMAMSVAGSSRPASGACHEVLHAIDQLYPGTSNHGELAGIGALYAYFLRSRYQGLGEGRMDDILACLRRHGLPALPKDVGLDEEQFARAVAHAPATRPGRYTVLEHLALSDDEIRRSVAEYGETIDR; this is encoded by the coding sequence ATGGTCAACGCGCCGCTGGCCATCGACGTGCGCCAGGGTGCCATCGCCTCACTGGGAACCGTGCTGGCCGACCGCCGCATCGCCAACGAGGGCCGCATCGCCGTGGCGGTGGGCCCGGGCCAGGGCTCCCAGATCGCCGCCGAGCTGGACCTGCCGAACTGCGAGGTCTTCAAGGTCGAGGGCGGCAGTGTCGACGTTGCCACCGAACTGGGCAAGAAGCTGCGTTCGGGAGCCTACGAGGCCGTGGCCGGCATCGGCGGTGGAAAGACGATCGACGTCACCAAGTTCGCCGCGGCGATGGCCGGCATCCCCATGGTCGCCGTGGCCACCAACCTCTCCCACGACGGCATCGCCTCGCCGGTCAGCTCCCTGGAGCACGAGAGCGGCAAGGGGTCCTACGGCGTCACCATGCCCGTCGCGGTCGTGGTCGACGTCGACTACGTGCGTGCCGGGCCCCAGCGCCTGGTGCGCTCGGGCATCGGCGACGTGGTGAGCAACCTGTCGGCCATCGCCGACTGGGAACTGGCCGGACGCGAGCAGGGCGAGCCCGTCGACGGGATGGCCGTCACGTTCGCGCGCACCGCCGCCGAGGCCATCGTCAACCGCCACGACACCGTCGACTCCCAGGACTTCCTGACCGCACTGGCCGAGGCGCTCGTGCTCTCCGGAATGGCCATGTCGGTCGCCGGTTCCAGCCGCCCGGCGAGCGGCGCCTGCCACGAGGTGCTGCACGCCATCGACCAGCTGTATCCGGGCACCAGCAACCACGGGGAGCTGGCCGGTATCGGCGCGCTCTACGCCTACTTCCTGCGCAGCCGGTACCAGGGTCTGGGGGAGGGGCGGATGGACGACATCCTGGCCTGCCTCCGCCGCCACGGCCTGCCGGCCCTCCCGAAGGACGTGGGCTTGGACGAGGAGCAGTTCGCACGCGCGGTGGCCCACGCCCCCGCCACCCGGCCGGGACGCTACACGGTACTGGAGCACCTGGCCCTTTCGGACGACGAGATCAGGCGGAGCGTGGCGGAATATGGCGAAACCATCGATCGCTGA
- a CDS encoding CDP-alcohol phosphatidyltransferase family protein, whose product MAKPSIAEVRSGGQPEGIKERLNEEHWAGRLYMRDLSPYFSVVFIRMGVPPNPITYLMMGTGVLGGAVLALGGLWSALLAVVLVQLYLLLDCSDGEVARFTGRTSVAGIFLDRIGHYLAEVALLIGLGVRAQGGLDAGGWVIGGMAAALGAALIKAETDNVVVARAKAGLPEKISDAALQPRSPRLGMARKAAAALRFHRVIQAVELSFLALATAVVDLVRGDLLATRALVVVCVAVAVLQTFLHMVSVLASRRLE is encoded by the coding sequence ATGGCGAAACCATCGATCGCTGAGGTGCGTTCGGGCGGCCAGCCCGAAGGCATCAAGGAGCGGCTGAACGAGGAGCACTGGGCGGGTCGGCTCTACATGCGCGACCTCTCGCCCTACTTCAGCGTCGTGTTCATCCGCATGGGCGTGCCGCCCAACCCCATCACCTACCTGATGATGGGCACGGGCGTGCTGGGCGGCGCCGTCCTGGCCCTGGGCGGTCTCTGGTCGGCGCTGCTGGCGGTCGTGCTGGTGCAGCTGTACCTGCTGCTGGACTGCTCCGACGGCGAGGTCGCGCGGTTCACCGGGCGCACCAGTGTCGCGGGCATCTTCCTGGACCGTATCGGCCATTACCTGGCCGAGGTCGCCCTGCTCATCGGGCTCGGCGTGCGCGCCCAGGGCGGGCTCGACGCCGGCGGCTGGGTGATCGGCGGCATGGCCGCGGCGCTGGGCGCCGCCCTGATCAAGGCGGAGACCGACAACGTCGTGGTGGCCCGCGCCAAGGCGGGGCTGCCCGAGAAGATCTCCGACGCCGCCCTGCAACCCCGCTCGCCGCGGCTGGGCATGGCCCGCAAGGCGGCCGCGGCGCTGCGGTTCCACCGGGTCATCCAGGCCGTCGAGCTGTCGTTTTTGGCCCTGGCCACCGCCGTCGTCGACCTGGTGCGCGGCGACCTGCTCGCGACCCGGGCCCTGGTGGTGGTGTGCGTGGCGGTGGCAGTCCTGCAGACCTTCCTGCACATGGTCAGCGTGCTCGCGTCGCGGCGCCTGGAGTAG
- a CDS encoding glycosyltransferase family 2 protein, translated as MEDPSVGQGGEQRLRISCVILTMGTRPAELRRAVTSVLEQEGADLELVVVSNGAELPPLPEQVVTVHLPENIGIPEGRNHGVKACSGDIVLFLDDDGWYRSRDLARHVSRRFAADPGLGILTFRIVDPDGGPDQRRYVPRLRAGDPLRSSRVTTFLGGAAAVRRAAFEKAGALPGGFFYAHEESDLAWRVLDAGYHIEYDAEAVMYHPSTHPSRHEDFYRLNARNRVWLVRRNLPWTLALGHLAVWIGITVLRVRSLSALRAWFRGFGEGWRGDCGPRSPMRWSTAWRMTLAGRPPII; from the coding sequence ATGGAGGACCCCTCGGTCGGCCAGGGAGGGGAGCAGCGCTTGAGGATCTCCTGCGTCATCCTGACGATGGGGACCCGCCCGGCCGAGCTGCGCCGGGCCGTCACCAGCGTGCTGGAGCAGGAGGGCGCCGACCTGGAGCTGGTCGTCGTCAGCAACGGGGCCGAGCTGCCGCCGCTGCCCGAGCAGGTCGTCACGGTCCACCTGCCCGAGAACATCGGGATCCCCGAGGGGCGCAACCACGGGGTCAAGGCGTGCAGCGGCGATATCGTGCTGTTCCTCGACGACGACGGCTGGTACCGCTCGCGCGACCTGGCCCGCCACGTCAGCCGGCGCTTCGCCGCCGACCCCGGGCTGGGCATCCTCACCTTCCGCATCGTCGACCCCGACGGCGGTCCGGACCAGCGGCGCTATGTGCCGCGGCTGCGCGCCGGAGACCCGCTGCGCTCCAGCCGGGTCACCACGTTCCTCGGCGGGGCCGCGGCCGTGCGCCGCGCCGCGTTCGAGAAGGCGGGCGCGCTGCCGGGCGGCTTCTTCTACGCCCATGAGGAGAGCGACCTCGCCTGGCGCGTGCTCGACGCCGGCTACCACATCGAGTACGACGCCGAGGCGGTGATGTACCACCCCTCGACCCATCCCAGCCGCCACGAGGACTTCTACCGGCTCAACGCCCGCAACCGCGTCTGGCTGGTGCGCCGCAACCTGCCCTGGACGCTGGCGCTGGGCCACCTGGCGGTGTGGATCGGCATCACGGTGCTGCGCGTGCGTTCGCTGTCCGCGCTGCGGGCGTGGTTCCGCGGCTTCGGCGAGGGATGGCGCGGCGACTGCGGCCCCCGCTCGCCGATGCGCTGGTCCACCGCCTGGCGCATGACCCTGGCCGGGCGCCCGCCGATCATCTGA
- a CDS encoding glycosyltransferase family 4 protein, with translation MHALVATVVHHPEDARILHRQIRALLDAGHRVTYMAPFADRGVTPWQELDPVDVPRASGRRRLGSLRAARAALAHHAPQADVLLFHDPELLMALPRRRPATVWDVHEDAAAALLTKPWMPRPLRRPLGPVVRGFERRAEQQMHLLLAEEGYRDRFAQPHPVVPNTTYVPEQPERSPGTDRVVYLGHLSEARGAHELVEMGRRLRPHGVRVEIIGAADPGIRPMLREAQHEGAVECYGFVPNDQALRMIGGSLAGICLLQDTPNYRSSLPTKVVEYMAHGLPVISTPNPAAVSLVSERPEGACGTVVPYGDAAAAADAVLRLRDDTETRERFGSAGHAIARASYHWPIQAEAFVRHLQEWAGTAAPSMPLPEQARIELGGEVRADRAPVAADVEPTAEPVKRMPL, from the coding sequence ATGCACGCTCTCGTTGCCACCGTGGTGCACCATCCCGAAGACGCGCGCATTCTGCACCGCCAGATCCGTGCCCTGCTCGACGCCGGACATCGGGTCACCTACATGGCGCCGTTCGCCGACCGCGGCGTCACGCCGTGGCAGGAACTCGATCCGGTGGACGTCCCGCGGGCGTCGGGCCGGCGCCGCCTGGGGTCGCTGCGGGCGGCCCGCGCCGCCCTGGCCCACCACGCTCCGCAGGCCGACGTGCTGCTCTTCCACGATCCCGAACTCCTGATGGCGCTGCCGCGCCGGCGCCCCGCCACCGTGTGGGACGTCCACGAGGACGCCGCGGCGGCGCTGTTGACCAAGCCGTGGATGCCGCGCCCGCTGCGGCGCCCGCTGGGCCCGGTGGTGCGCGGCTTCGAGCGGCGCGCCGAGCAGCAGATGCACCTGCTGCTCGCCGAGGAGGGCTACCGCGACCGCTTCGCCCAGCCGCACCCGGTCGTTCCCAACACCACCTACGTCCCCGAGCAGCCCGAACGGAGCCCCGGCACCGACCGGGTGGTCTACCTCGGGCACCTGTCAGAGGCCCGTGGGGCCCACGAACTGGTCGAGATGGGCCGCCGACTGCGCCCGCACGGCGTGCGCGTCGAAATCATCGGCGCCGCCGACCCCGGAATCCGGCCGATGCTGCGCGAAGCTCAGCACGAAGGCGCCGTCGAGTGTTACGGGTTCGTCCCCAACGACCAGGCGCTGCGCATGATCGGCGGCTCCCTGGCGGGTATCTGCCTGCTGCAGGACACGCCGAACTACCGCAGCTCGCTGCCGACCAAGGTCGTCGAGTACATGGCCCACGGGCTGCCGGTCATCAGCACACCCAACCCGGCGGCGGTCTCGCTGGTCTCCGAGCGCCCCGAGGGGGCGTGCGGCACGGTCGTCCCCTACGGCGACGCCGCAGCGGCGGCGGACGCGGTGCTGCGGCTGCGCGACGACACCGAGACCCGCGAGCGCTTCGGCTCCGCCGGGCACGCCATCGCCCGCGCGTCCTACCACTGGCCGATCCAGGCGGAGGCGTTCGTGCGCCACCTGCAGGAGTGGGCCGGGACGGCCGCGCCGAGCATGCCCCTGCCGGAGCAGGCCCGGATCGAACTCGGCGGCGAGGTCCGGGCCGATCGCGCGCCCGTGGCCGCCGACGTGGAGCCGACCGCGGAGCCCGTCAAGCGCATGCCGCTGTGA
- a CDS encoding nucleotide sugar dehydrogenase, with the protein MDVATPTSDLVVIGLGYVGLPLAHQATRSGLAVTGLEVSPAVVDGLNSGHSHIDDLDSADIAEMVEGGFTASTDASVIAGTRNVVICVPTPLSDEGGPDLGAVAAAGRAIAAHLAPGTLVVLESTTYPGTTEEVLRPLLEESGLVAGSDFHLAFSPERIDPGNATFGVANTPKVVGGMTERCGETAAAFYRRFVDTVVQAQGTREAEMAKLLENTYRHVNIALVNEMAIFCQELGVDLWDAISCAATKPFGFQAFYPGPGVGGHCIPIDPNYLSYKVKTLGYPFRFVELAQEINARMPSYVLQRSLELLNDAGLALSRSRVLLLGVTYKADIADQRESPARPVARKLAEKGATLTYHDPHVEEWSLNGEPLPRATDLEQAMAEADLTILLTDHSAYTPKLLTEHARLLLDTRGVLRRLDPASVHEDGRTTAPINRDGVVVL; encoded by the coding sequence GTGGACGTCGCTACCCCAACATCGGATCTGGTCGTCATCGGTCTGGGCTACGTCGGCCTGCCGCTGGCCCACCAGGCCACGCGCTCCGGGCTCGCCGTCACCGGACTGGAAGTCAGCCCCGCGGTCGTCGACGGCCTCAACTCCGGCCACTCGCACATCGACGACCTCGACTCTGCGGACATCGCCGAGATGGTCGAGGGCGGCTTCACCGCCAGCACGGACGCCTCGGTGATCGCCGGTACGCGCAACGTCGTCATCTGCGTCCCCACCCCGCTCTCGGACGAGGGCGGCCCCGACCTCGGGGCGGTCGCCGCTGCCGGGCGGGCCATAGCCGCCCACCTGGCCCCGGGCACCCTGGTCGTCCTGGAGTCCACCACCTACCCGGGCACCACCGAGGAGGTGCTGCGGCCGCTGCTGGAGGAGTCCGGCCTGGTCGCCGGGTCCGACTTCCACCTGGCCTTCTCGCCCGAGCGGATCGACCCCGGCAACGCCACGTTCGGCGTGGCCAACACGCCCAAGGTCGTCGGGGGCATGACCGAGCGCTGCGGCGAAACCGCCGCGGCCTTCTACCGCCGCTTCGTCGACACCGTCGTGCAGGCGCAGGGCACCCGCGAGGCCGAGATGGCCAAGCTGCTGGAGAACACCTACCGGCACGTCAACATCGCCCTGGTCAACGAGATGGCGATCTTCTGCCAGGAGTTGGGCGTCGACCTCTGGGACGCCATCTCCTGCGCCGCCACCAAGCCGTTCGGGTTCCAGGCCTTCTACCCCGGCCCCGGGGTGGGCGGCCACTGCATCCCGATCGACCCCAACTACCTCTCCTACAAGGTCAAGACCCTGGGCTATCCGTTCCGGTTCGTGGAACTCGCCCAGGAGATCAACGCGCGCATGCCCTCATACGTGCTGCAGCGCTCGCTGGAACTGCTCAACGACGCGGGGCTGGCGCTGTCGCGCTCGCGCGTGCTGCTACTGGGCGTCACCTACAAGGCCGACATCGCCGACCAGCGCGAATCGCCGGCCCGCCCGGTCGCCCGCAAGCTCGCCGAGAAGGGCGCCACGCTGACCTACCACGACCCGCACGTCGAGGAGTGGAGCCTCAACGGCGAGCCGCTGCCCCGGGCCACCGACCTGGAGCAGGCCATGGCCGAGGCCGACCTGACCATTTTGCTCACCGACCACAGCGCCTACACGCCCAAACTGCTGACCGAGCACGCGCGGCTGCTCCTGGACACCCGCGGTGTACTGCGCCGGCTGGATCCCGCGTCGGTGCACGAGGACGGCCGCACCACCGCCCCGATCAACCGCGATGGGGTAGTCGTCCTCTAA
- a CDS encoding glycosyltransferase family 4 protein: MVGYPTVRNFVKAATFTATLTCRHLRTEPARLPLLGLRLLPGPARQGARSALGRTGALARAYALWDAGRRAEALDTVRGAAHGASNRRVARFAAFALAVEQPGPAEELIARLPEGRIRAGLAHRLALTTGRAVREDPPGQWHPLTVAPRGRTLHHDTMNDQESTDTGLRILHLVTNALPHTNAGYTQRTHRIALGQRAAGLEPHVATRAGYPLSKGVFDTRSNVEVDGIRYHRLLPWLAPADHAAELRAGLRLALPLAERLRPDVLHAASNHGNAELALELGRRLGAPVVYEVRGFLEESWLSRDPSRSTEDAYYRAERARETACMHAADLVVTLGETMRAEITGRGVDPAKVTVVPNAVDESFLEPLPDGGGLRRELGIGADDFVVGTTTSCYSYEGLDTLVDAVAELRRRGVAAHALIVGDGPELGALRERAAAAGLEGAAHFPGRVPADEVRRHHAALDVFCVPRRDERVSRLVTPLKPVEAMAGGLPVVAGDLDALREIVEPGTTGEVVPPECPGELADCLEKLAADPETRSDYGRAARERVGRHRTWEAAAHRYIESYRDLRGGW, from the coding sequence GTGGTTGGATACCCCACCGTGCGCAACTTCGTGAAAGCGGCCACCTTCACCGCGACCCTGACCTGCCGGCACCTGAGGACCGAACCCGCTCGGCTGCCGCTGCTCGGCCTGCGGCTGCTGCCGGGACCGGCACGCCAGGGCGCGCGTTCGGCGCTCGGCCGCACCGGCGCCCTCGCCCGCGCCTACGCCCTGTGGGACGCGGGCCGCCGGGCGGAGGCGCTCGACACCGTGCGCGGCGCCGCCCATGGAGCCTCCAACCGTCGTGTCGCCCGGTTCGCGGCGTTCGCGCTGGCGGTCGAGCAGCCCGGGCCGGCCGAGGAACTGATCGCGAGACTGCCCGAGGGCCGGATCCGCGCCGGACTGGCGCATCGGCTGGCACTGACGACAGGCCGCGCGGTCCGTGAAGACCCCCCGGGCCAGTGGCACCCCCTCACGGTAGCGCCGAGGGGGCGAACGCTACACCACGACACGATGAACGATCAGGAATCGACCGATACCGGCCTGCGGATCCTACATCTGGTCACCAACGCACTGCCGCACACCAACGCCGGCTACACCCAGCGGACCCACCGCATCGCCCTGGGACAGCGCGCAGCGGGCCTGGAGCCGCACGTGGCGACCCGCGCGGGCTATCCGCTGAGCAAAGGGGTCTTCGACACCCGGAGCAACGTGGAGGTCGACGGCATCCGCTACCACCGGCTGCTGCCCTGGCTGGCGCCCGCCGACCACGCCGCGGAGCTGCGGGCGGGGCTGCGCCTGGCGCTGCCACTGGCCGAGCGGCTGCGCCCGGACGTGCTGCACGCCGCCAGCAACCACGGCAACGCCGAACTCGCCTTAGAACTGGGCCGCCGCCTGGGCGCACCGGTCGTCTACGAGGTGCGCGGATTCCTCGAGGAGTCGTGGCTTTCGCGGGACCCCTCGCGCAGCACCGAGGACGCGTACTACCGGGCCGAGCGCGCCCGCGAGACCGCCTGCATGCACGCGGCCGACCTCGTGGTGACACTGGGCGAAACCATGCGCGCCGAGATCACCGGCCGCGGCGTCGATCCCGCCAAGGTGACCGTGGTGCCCAACGCGGTGGACGAGTCCTTCCTGGAACCGCTGCCCGACGGCGGCGGGCTGCGCCGCGAACTGGGAATCGGCGCCGACGACTTCGTCGTGGGCACCACCACCAGCTGCTACAGCTACGAGGGCCTGGACACGCTGGTCGACGCCGTCGCCGAGCTGCGCCGCCGCGGGGTGGCGGCGCACGCGCTGATCGTGGGCGACGGCCCGGAACTCGGCGCCCTGCGCGAACGCGCCGCCGCGGCCGGCCTGGAAGGGGCGGCACACTTCCCCGGGCGCGTGCCCGCCGACGAGGTCCGCCGCCACCACGCCGCCCTGGACGTCTTCTGCGTGCCGCGGCGCGACGAGCGCGTGAGCCGGCTGGTGACACCGCTGAAGCCGGTCGAGGCGATGGCCGGAGGACTTCCGGTGGTGGCGGGTGATCTGGACGCGCTGCGGGAGATCGTCGAGCCGGGGACGACCGGCGAGGTCGTACCGCCGGAGTGCCCCGGCGAGCTCGCCGACTGCCTGGAGAAGCTGGCCGCCGACCCCGAGACCCGCTCCGATTACGGCCGGGCCGCCCGCGAGCGCGTCGGCCGCCACCGGACCTGGGAGGCCGCGGCGCACCGGTACATCGAGTCGTACCGGGACCTGCGCGGCGGCTGGTAG
- the wecB gene encoding non-hydrolyzing UDP-N-acetylglucosamine 2-epimerase — MHIVGARPNFVKAAPVVAALDARGVRQSVVHTGQHYDDRMSAVFFRELGLPRPDVDLGVGSGSHAEQTAALMTGLEQEFIARSPELVVVYGDVNSTLAAGVVAAKLHTPVAHVEAGLRSFDWSMPEEVNRRLTDQLSDLCFATSPEAVGHLAAEGVAVDRVHLVGNPMIDTLLGNLDRFDTAALRERLDLPDSYVAATLHRPANVDDPEVVARLVARLHEVADQIDVVMPVHPRGRAALTAAGLAEHPRMHLLEPLGYIDFVTLVRASAAVVTDSGGVQEETTILRVPCLTLRPNTERPITITHGSNRLVVDSELPGLVSKILAGESFGAGAIADVPPLWDGHAGERIAAVLADWLSGAPAGANRGA; from the coding sequence GTGCACATCGTCGGCGCGCGGCCCAACTTCGTCAAGGCGGCACCGGTGGTGGCGGCGCTGGACGCCCGCGGGGTGCGCCAGTCCGTCGTGCACACCGGCCAGCACTACGACGACCGCATGTCGGCGGTCTTCTTCCGTGAACTGGGGCTCCCCCGCCCCGACGTCGACCTCGGCGTCGGATCCGGTTCGCACGCCGAGCAGACCGCCGCGCTGATGACCGGCCTGGAGCAAGAGTTCATCGCGCGTTCACCGGAACTCGTCGTCGTATACGGCGACGTGAACTCCACGCTCGCCGCCGGCGTCGTCGCCGCGAAGCTGCACACCCCCGTCGCCCACGTCGAGGCCGGCCTGCGCTCGTTCGACTGGTCGATGCCCGAGGAGGTCAACCGCCGACTCACCGACCAGCTCTCCGATCTGTGCTTCGCCACCAGTCCCGAGGCGGTCGGCCACCTCGCCGCCGAAGGCGTCGCCGTCGACCGGGTGCACCTGGTCGGCAACCCGATGATCGACACCCTGCTGGGCAACCTCGACCGCTTCGACACCGCGGCCCTGCGCGAGCGCCTGGATCTGCCCGACAGCTACGTCGCCGCCACGCTGCACCGCCCCGCCAACGTCGACGACCCCGAGGTGGTCGCCCGCCTGGTGGCGCGTCTGCACGAGGTCGCCGACCAGATCGACGTCGTAATGCCGGTGCACCCCCGCGGGCGCGCCGCGCTGACGGCCGCGGGCCTGGCCGAGCACCCGCGTATGCACCTGCTGGAGCCCCTCGGCTACATCGACTTCGTGACCCTGGTGCGCGCCTCGGCCGCCGTGGTCACCGACTCCGGCGGTGTGCAGGAGGAGACCACCATTCTGCGCGTCCCCTGCCTCACCCTCCGCCCCAACACCGAACGGCCGATCACCATCACCCACGGCAGCAACAGGCTCGTCGTCGACTCCGAGCTCCCCGGACTGGTCTCCAAGATCCTGGCGGGGGAGAGCTTCGGCGCCGGGGCGATCGCCGACGTCCCCCCGCTGTGGGACGGCCACGCGGGCGAGCGCATCGCCGCCGTCCTGGCCGACTGGCTGAGCGGCGCACCGGCGGGCGCGAACCGCGGTGCCTGA